Proteins from a single region of Bacteroidales bacterium:
- a CDS encoding chromate transporter yields MPSLFQIFWSFFKIGSFTLGGGYAMVPLIQREVVDRKKWLPEKEFVEMLGLAQASPGPIALNTAIFVGYKTRGMKGIVSSSLGVILPSFIIILLIAVVFVDFKNNPVVERIFKGIRPAVVALIAAPLWKMGKTAGITLKTVIIPVTATLLVWLLHVSPVYVIIASIIGGVAYGVYQKNRIERNRP; encoded by the coding sequence ATGCCTTCTCTTTTCCAGATATTCTGGTCATTTTTCAAAATAGGTTCTTTCACCTTAGGTGGAGGATATGCCATGGTACCTTTGATACAGAGGGAGGTTGTGGACAGGAAGAAATGGCTGCCGGAAAAAGAATTTGTTGAAATGCTTGGCCTGGCCCAGGCTTCACCAGGTCCTATAGCATTGAATACAGCTATATTCGTAGGGTATAAGACCCGGGGAATGAAAGGTATCGTTTCTTCAAGTCTGGGTGTCATTTTACCATCTTTTATCATTATTCTGTTGATTGCGGTAGTCTTTGTCGATTTTAAGAATAATCCGGTGGTAGAAAGGATATTTAAAGGGATACGGCCGGCAGTAGTGGCATTGATTGCTGCTCCTTTATGGAAAATGGGAAAAACAGCGGGTATTACCTTAAAGACGGTAATCATTCCTGTTACAGCAACCTTGTTGGTATGGTTGTTACATGTGTCCCCGGTCTATGTGATCATTGCATCCATCATTGGTGGAGTCGCCTATGGAGTTTATCAGAAAAACAGGATAGAAAGGAATCGACCCTAA